TCGGGCCGCCCATGACGCCCAGGCCGATAAATGCGATAGTAGCCATATGCCTCATACTATTGATGCGTGCGCGCCTGCCATAAGGCCAGTTTTCCGACAGGGCCAGTTCCTTCGCCCGCAATTTTCGTTTAGGGCGCGATCATGAATACGCTCGCCAAGATCGAAAGCGCCCTGCCGCTCCCCGTCACTGTCGATGACATCCTTGCCGCGCGGACCCGGATTGCGGGTTCGATCGTTAAGACGCCGACGCTGATCAGCCAGACGCTTTCGAACATGCTGGGTTGCAATGTTTACCTGAAATTCGAAAATCTTCAGTTTACGGCCGCCTATAAGGAACGCGGCGCGCTCAACCGCCTGATCCAGCTGGACGACGCGGCCAAGGCGAAGGGCGTCATCGCGGCGTCCGCGGGCAATCATGCGCAGGGGCTGGCCTATCATGGCAAGCGATTGGGCGTACCCGTCACCATCGTCATGCCGACCACGACGCCTACGGTTAAAGTCACGCAGACGCAGGGCCATGGCGCAACCGTGGTGCAATATGGCGAGAAATTCGACGACGCCTATGCCCATGCCCGTATGCTGGAAGTCGAACAGGGGCTGACCTTCGTCCATCCGTTCGACGAGCCCGACATCATGGCCGGGCAGGGCACCGTCGCGCTCGAAATGCTGGAGGATGCGCCGCAGATCGACACGCTGGTCATCCCGATCGGCGGTGGCGGCCTGTTTTCCGGCATGGCGACCGCGGCGCGGGCGATGAAGCCCGACATCCGGCTGATCGGCGTCCAGGCCGAGCTGTATCCGTCCATGTATGATTTCATCAAGGGCGCGGACCTGGCCTGCGACGGCGATACGTTGGCGGAAGGCATCGCGGTCAAGCAGCCGGGCGAACTGACCCGCCGCTTCGTCGAGCGGCTGGCCGACGATGTGCTGCTGGTCGACGAACGGCGGCTGGAAGAGGCGCTCAGTCTGTTGTTGCAGATCGAGAAGACAGTCGTGGAAGGCGCGGGCGCTGCTGGTTTGGCGGCGCTGCTCAGCTATCGCGAGCAGTTTGCCGGGCGCAATGTCGGTCTGGTCCTGACCGGCGGCAATATCGACACGCGCCTGCTGGCCAATGTGCTGCTGCGCGACCTCGCGCGATCGGGGCGGTTGGCGCGCCTGCGCATCATCTTGCAGGACCGTCCCGGCGCGCTGTTTCATGTCGCCCGCATCTTCGATCAGGAAGCGGTCAACATCTTGGAACTGGCGCATCAGCGCATCTTCACCAACCTGCCGGCCAAGGGGCTGACCCTGGATGTCGAGTGCGAAACCCGCGACAGCGCTCACCTGCAACGGCTGATTTTGGCGCTGGGCGAAGCGGGCTATGAGGTCGCCCCGATCGAGGTCGCCTGACCGTCGGCAAGGGGTTCCAACTTTCGTGGTAAATGCCCTTTTCAGCGGGCGCGCGCGGCGGCATAGTCGACCCTATGATCGAACCCTGCCGTCGCCGTGAAATGGAGCCTGGAGCGTGACAGCCGCCTTCCGCTTTCCGCGTTTCTTCGTGACCAATCCCAGCCCTTGTCCCTATCTGCCGGGCAAGAGCGAGCGCAAGGTGTTCACCGAACTGAGCGGCGACAACGCGTCAGAGCTTAACGACGCGCTGGGCCGAATCGGTTTTCGCCGCAGCCAGAACGTCGCCTATCGGCCCAGTTGCGCGGACTGTTCGGCTTGCGTGTCGGTGCGGGTGGTCGCCAGCGAATTTCAGCCCAATGCAACTCAGCGCAAGCTGATCCGGCGCAACAGCGATCTTGAGGTCACGGCCTGCAAGCCCTGGTCGACCGAGGAGCAGTTCGCATTGCTCCAGCGCTACCTGACGGACCGCCATCCTGGCGGCGGTATGACCGAAATGGATGAGATGGATTTTGCCGACATGGTCGAACAGACCCCGGTCGACAGCCACATCATCGAGTATCGCGAGCCGGGCGTCGACGGTCGTCCCGGCAAATTGATCGGTGCGTGCCTGACCGATCGGCAGGGCGATGGTCTGTCGATGATCTACAGCTTTTTCGATACGAAGCTGGAGCATCGGCCGGGCCTGGGCAACTATATCATCCTGGATCACATCACGCGCGCGGCCAGCGCGGGCCTATCCTACGTCTATCTGGGCTATTGGGTCGACGGATCGCAGCGCATGCAGTATAAAATCCGTTATCGCCCGCTCGAAAAGCTGAGCCGTGCCGGCTGGGTGCGGTTCGATCCCCACGAACAGGCGCAGGCCATTCGGGGCGTCCAGCAACGCGACGAGCCGCCGCTTCCCCTCGAACTGGTCGGCATGTTTCGCAAATAGGCACGGCTAGGGATTGTAGGCCGTCAACGACGGACATGACAATGACTGTCATGTCTGTAGCGGCAGCAAATTTTTTACTTTCTCCGCCCATTCTCTCTTCATGAGCGGCGAAAGATATATCGGACCGGAGGCGGGTTTTGGACCGCTTCGCTGATCGCCGTTTTCACGATGGCTGGTTGACGCCGGGCGACGACGTACTCGCGCGCAACGCGTTTCCCTATGACAATGCATTACTTCTATCGCCGGTGTTTGATCGCGTTTCGCCGCCACTGCTGCGCTGGGTCGCGGATCATCGCGGCCGTTTGATCGCCGTGGAACGGGAAAGCGATCGCGCCCTTCCGCGATTCGTGACCGATCCCATGACCCTGGGTTGGCGCGCCCTGTTCTCGCCTGAGGATCGCCGCACGTTGCTGGCCATGACACGCGCCGGCGATCGTCCCCAACCAGTGACGCTTCGCATCAAATGCGCGGATGGACAGGCACGTTGGTGCCTGATCCGCATGATGCGCCTGATGACGCCCGGATGCCAAACGCACTGGTATGGCACGGTGGAGGATGTGCACGACCGTCACGATCGGGAGGCCCGCATTCTGGCCGCGGCGCTGGCCGAAAGCTGCGATCATTATCGCGCGTCGGTCGAACTCAACCCGCAGGTTCCCTGGACCGCTGACCCGGACGGCAACGTCCAGGAAGTAGGACCACGCTGGTTCGACCTGACCGGCATGGCGCCGCACCAGGCCGCCGGTACCGGATGGCTGGGTGCGGTGCATCCCGACGACATGCAGCGGGTGGTGGCGATCTGGCGTGGGCATTTGTCGAGCGGCGCGCCTTTGGATGTCGAATATCGCATTCGTCTGCGCAATGGCGGTTATCGCTGGATGCGTGCGCGCGCGTCCGCGCGCCGTCATAGCAATGGGTCTGTCCTGCGCTGGTACGGCACGCTGGAGGATGTGCATGCCGAACGACTGGCGCAGACGGCACTGAGCGACAGTGAAGAGCGGTTCCGTCTGGCGGTCCAATCGGCGTGCCTGGGCATCTGGGATTTCGACTGCGTCACTGGCGTTCGTACCTGGTCTGCCGAATTTCGCCGGATGTTGGGGTTGGGCGATCATCAACCGGCCACCACCGAACTGGCGCTGGCCGTTACGCACCCGGAGGACCGAGAACGCCTCCAGACGATGTTGGACGCCGCGGCCGCAGGCGTGGTTCTGCCAAATTTCGAAACGACGATGCGGATCTACCGCGCGGATACCGGTGCACTGCGCTGGATACGGAGCACGGGCTGGACGACGCGATCGGATGCCGGTCGCCCGCTCCGCATCGTCGTGACCTTTCGCGACGTCAGCGAGGAGAATGAAGCCGAGGCGCGGATCCGCTGGGCTGCGACCCATGATCCGATGACGCGCCTGCCCAACCGGGCGCTGTGGCAGGCGACGCTGGAAGAGATGGCCGCGCGGGCGACGGTCGACGGCACAAGTTTTGGGCTGCTGCTCCTGGATATCGACGACCTCAAACGCACCAATGACGCGATGGGGCATGATGCGGGCGATGCGCTGCTCTGTGCCTTTGCCGAACGGTTGGCGTCGGTCGCGCCGATC
This window of the Sphingobium sp. CR2-8 genome carries:
- a CDS encoding threonine ammonia-lyase produces the protein MNTLAKIESALPLPVTVDDILAARTRIAGSIVKTPTLISQTLSNMLGCNVYLKFENLQFTAAYKERGALNRLIQLDDAAKAKGVIAASAGNHAQGLAYHGKRLGVPVTIVMPTTTPTVKVTQTQGHGATVVQYGEKFDDAYAHARMLEVEQGLTFVHPFDEPDIMAGQGTVALEMLEDAPQIDTLVIPIGGGGLFSGMATAARAMKPDIRLIGVQAELYPSMYDFIKGADLACDGDTLAEGIAVKQPGELTRRFVERLADDVLLVDERRLEEALSLLLQIEKTVVEGAGAAGLAALLSYREQFAGRNVGLVLTGGNIDTRLLANVLLRDLARSGRLARLRIILQDRPGALFHVARIFDQEAVNILELAHQRIFTNLPAKGLTLDVECETRDSAHLQRLILALGEAGYEVAPIEVA
- a CDS encoding arginyltransferase; translated protein: MTAAFRFPRFFVTNPSPCPYLPGKSERKVFTELSGDNASELNDALGRIGFRRSQNVAYRPSCADCSACVSVRVVASEFQPNATQRKLIRRNSDLEVTACKPWSTEEQFALLQRYLTDRHPGGGMTEMDEMDFADMVEQTPVDSHIIEYREPGVDGRPGKLIGACLTDRQGDGLSMIYSFFDTKLEHRPGLGNYIILDHITRAASAGLSYVYLGYWVDGSQRMQYKIRYRPLEKLSRAGWVRFDPHEQAQAIRGVQQRDEPPLPLELVGMFRK
- a CDS encoding sensor domain-containing protein; translated protein: MDRFADRRFHDGWLTPGDDVLARNAFPYDNALLLSPVFDRVSPPLLRWVADHRGRLIAVERESDRALPRFVTDPMTLGWRALFSPEDRRTLLAMTRAGDRPQPVTLRIKCADGQARWCLIRMMRLMTPGCQTHWYGTVEDVHDRHDREARILAAALAESCDHYRASVELNPQVPWTADPDGNVQEVGPRWFDLTGMAPHQAAGTGWLGAVHPDDMQRVVAIWRGHLSSGAPLDVEYRIRLRNGGYRWMRARASARRHSNGSVLRWYGTLEDVHAERLAQTALSDSEERFRLAVQSACLGIWDFDCVTGVRTWSAEFRRMLGLGDHQPATTELALAVTHPEDRERLQTMLDAAAAGVVLPNFETTMRIYRADTGALRWIRSTGWTTRSDAGRPLRIVVTFRDVSEENEAEARIRWAATHDPMTRLPNRALWQATLEEMAARATVDGTSFGLLLLDIDDLKRTNDAMGHDAGDALLCAFAERLASVAPIDAVLGRLGGDEFGLVAPSLTDSASLERFSASLIDSLRIPYVHQGRSLHCGVSIGGAVFRDHASRADDLLKAADLALYASKGAGRGRLTLFHSHLRAEAQQRSSMIRMARQVVADDLAIPYYQPRVDMRSGQVLGYEALLRWHHPRMGVQLPGSIAAAFNHGEIAVALTQKMLNAVLNDVQRWLEAGFDPGRVAINAAAADFASGDFADRVLGLLDRAAVPTAHFEIEVTESVFLGRGADQVAQALRHFSDAGVRVALDDFGTGFASLTHLKQFPVDVLKIDRSFVSNIHQDAGNAAIVDAIVKLGGSFGMEVVAEGVETAAEADFLLDQGCIVGQGFHLGRPQPVHAVAPPRAGSKRGQASHKAAPFFPRALAPSVLIYSGSSGPPVDAQACALRSR